TAACCGCAGCCCCAACAGTCACAGAACCAACGGCCGCAGACCCGACAGCCGAAGTCTCAGTCGCAGCCGAGACAAGCCCGGGACTTACAGTTCCAGCGGTCACAGGCCCAGCGATCGGCGCTGCCACTTCAGTCCCAATGAGCCGCTGCACTTGAGGCGCAACAGGCGCGACCTGACTCCCACCCAACGTAATGTCGAATGTTGACATTCCAAGGGCCGGAGCACCATCACCCGGAATGTCAACATTCGACAAAACCGTTGGCTCTGGCGCGCTTCCCACTTCCGCCTTCACCGCAGCAGCACCGAGAGGGACGACCGACCTGCTCTGCCGTACTACAGCAACGTCGTTTGCGGATGTGGAGTCGTTTGCAGATGGAGACGGGGATGGAGTGACAGAACCTTCCCACTTCCGCTGGACTGTCCCGGTATCACGCGGGCCAGGTCGCACTGAGGGACCACCCGCCGAGGAACCGACTGCCGAGGAACCAACCAACGGTGCGATCGGTTCTACCGCACCTGACTCCACCGCACCTGACTCCACCGCACCTGACTCCACCGCGCGCGACTCAGCAACATCCGATCCGGCGATACTCGACTCGACGACATCCGGCTCCACCGCAAACGCTTCCGCGACACCCAACTCCGCAGCATCCGCCTCCACGGCGCTCGATCCCACGGCGCTTGCCCCCACAGCAGGCCCCACCGGCTCGGGACTGTTCGCGACTTCAGCCAGTCGAGGCTCCCCAACCGAGAACTTCTGCACCAGGAGCTGTGGGTGAACCGATGGCCGCGCGCCCACCGGTGGCGACGAGCGGACCGGTGGCGACAGGTGAACCGGCGGCTGCGAGTGAACCGGCGGCTGGGCATGGGCCAGCGGCTGCGGAGAAGTGGGCCGCACTGGGGCTTGCGATCGCTGCACCGTCCCGATCTGCGGCTCGCGGAGCCGGTTAGGCAGCGCAGGCGGCAGTTCAGGACCGACGGGCGCCTCCACCGCAACCGGCATCTCCACCACATCTGCCACATCTGCCACATCTGCCGTCTCGCCTTCGGCGGCCGTCCCGACAACAGGTGTCTCGACCGCAGCCGGCTTGTCATCGGCAGGCGCCTCGCCCACCGTCGGGGCCGGAACATCGGCCTGGAGTGGGGTCGCGGCAGAAACAGAAGCAGAAGCGGTAGAAGCAGAAGCCGGAGTCGCAGCGGGAAGCACAGCGGGAAGCACAGCAGGAGCCGGAGCCTCGGCCGCCCCGCCCATCCGCAACAGCCGCGACAACACCCCTCGTCCCCCGCCCTTCGGGGGGCGCACCGAAGGAACCCCGACTAAAGGCGTCCCACCCGAAGCCACCCCGCCGGAAGCCACCTCATTCGAAAGCACCTCGCCCGAAGCCACCCCACCTGAGGGCACCTCGCCCGAAGCCAGGCCACCCGAAAACACCCCACCCGAAGCCACCCCACCCACAGGCGCCCCACCCACGATCCGCCCACCCGAAGCCGCCCCACCCCAAGGCACCTCACCAGCGCGCTGCACCACGCCCTCGACCACCCCGGACGGCTCGTCCACCCCCACCAGGTGCCCCAACACCCCCACCACCCCGGGCGACCGCCAAGAAGCCAACGACCCCGAGAACCGCTCCACCGGGTTCACCAACGGGTGATCACCCACCACCCGCTGCACAGGCGGCAACGACCGCCACTCAGCGCGCCGCACCGGCAGCACGTCCTCCACCCGGCCCCGTCGGAACGGCCACATCACCCCTCACCGCCCCTGGCTGATCCGCGTGTTGATGCGCGCGATCTCGGCCACGTACCGCCGCCGGTCCGCGTGCTCCAGGTCGAGGATCGAGTCCCACGACCAGTGGAAGTGGTAAGCCACGTACGCGACCTCCTCGTGCAGCCGGTCGGCCGCGTACGTCACGATTCCCCCGGGCGACCGCCCGCGACGTCCACGCTGAACCCGTGGCCGCACTCGGGGCAGGCCACCGGCGCCCGCGTGTGCCCCTCGCTGTTGACCCGCCGGTACACGTCCTGCAGGAAGGCCAGGTCCGCCGCGAACAGGTTCTCCACGACCCCGGCGTGCACGTCGGTCACCGTGCCGAGGCGCACGACCACCCGCGCCAGCAGCACGACGGTCAGGTAGGCCGGGTTCTCGCGCACCCGGTCGTCGCGCAGCGGCACCAGCTCGTCCCGCGCGGTGGCCAGGCGCATCACGCCCGCCCGGTGCACCACGCCCGCGTCGTCGACGTACCCGCGCGGCAGCTCGAAGGCGAACTCCGTGCGCATCGGCTCGACCACCGGAGCACCAACCGGGGCACCGACCGGGGCACCGACCCCCGGAGCACCGACCCCCGCCATCACCCTGCGCATCGCGTCACTCGACTTCCATCATCTCGTAGGTGACGACGAGCTTCTCGGTCAGCACGCTGGTGTCGCCCGCCTTCAGCGACCCGATCTCCAGCGACTTGGGCCACGCGTTGGTCAGCTTGTACCGCTTGATCGGCTGCCCCTCGTAGTCGTAGACGATGATCGCCCCGCCCTTGCGCGCGCTGCCCATCTTCCCGAAGTGCGCGTCCTTGACCCACTTCTCGAAGCTGTTGTCCGCGGTCAACCCTCGGGTCAGGGTGACCTCGCCCGCCTTGGGCCGACCGGGCAGCTTCTTGATGACGTACTTGCCGTCGGAGGTGTTCTGCTTGAGCTCGATGACGTCCTGCTCCATCTTCAAGCCGGACACCTCGGAGATCTGCTTGATGGCGACACCGTCCACCTCAAGGCCGAAGGAGTGGCCGACGGACGTGTCGAGATCGGGGAGGGCCATCGCTTACCGCCTCTACTCGTTGACCAGACTGGTGCCGCCGGAGATCTGCGCCAGGCGGAAGATGACGAACTCGGCGGGCTTGACCGGTGCGACGCCCACCTCGCAGACCACCTGGCCGAGGTCGATGGACTCGGCGGGGTTGGTCTCGCGGTCGCACTTGACGTAGAACGCCTCGTCCGGCGTGAGCCCGAACAGCGCGCCCTTGCGCCACTCCGTGACCAGGAAGGCGCTGATGGTGCGGCGGATGCGCGCCCACAGCGCGTCGTCGTTGGGCTCGAACACGACCCACTGGGTGCCGTTGAGGATGGACTCCTCCAGGTAGTTGAACAGCCGCCGCACGTTGAGGTAGCGCCACGCCGGGTCGGACGACAGCGTGCGCGCGCCCCACACCCGGATGCCGCGACCGGGGAACGACCGCACGCAGTTCACGCCGATCGGGTTCAGCAGCTCCTGCTCGGCCTTGGTCAGCTGCGTCTCCAGCGCCACCGCGCCGCGCAGGACCTCGTTGGCGGGCGCCTTGTGCACGCCGCGCGTGCCGTCGGTGCGCGCCCACACGCCGGCCACGTGCCCGCTGGGCGGGATGTGCACGTGCTCGTCGCTGGCCGGGTCGAAGACCTTGACCCACGGGTAGTACAGGGCGGCGTACTTCGAGTCGTAGCCCGCGTCGTTGAGGCGCCAGTCCTTGACCTGCTGCGGGTTCAGCCCCGGCGGCGGGTCGAGCACGGCGACCCGGTTGCCCATCAGCTCGCAGTGGGCGATCATCGCCAGCTGCACGGCCTTGACGGACTCCAGCGTGATCGCGCCGCGCCGGTAGCTCGACATCAGGTCGGGCACGGCCACCATGGTGACCTCCTCGACGGCCTCCAGCCCGCCGAACCCGGTGCGGTCGGCCACGTCGCCCACGTAGTCGTCGGCGGCGACCTCGCGCGGCACGGGCGGTGCGGCGGGCGAGTCCTTGAGCGTCACGCTGCCCTTGTCCGGCTTGGCGAGCCCGCTGGACGCGGCCTCCTCGATGGTGATCAGCTTCGACTTCTCCTGCACCACCGTGACCACGTTCTCCTTGGTGCGCTTGGTGGTCACGTGGTGCGTCTCGACGACCTTGCCGTTCTGCTTGACCAGCAGCGTGAACCGGTCGTCGGGCGCGTTCTCGCCCTGCGCGTCGGCCACCTCCACGGTGATCTCGCCCGCGTCGAGCTGCTTGGCGGCGACGCGGTAGCCGCCGAGCGCGGCCTGGGCGGTCGGCGCCTCGACGGGCTTGCCGTTGCCGCCGGCGCCGGCGCGCTCGCCGCCGATGCGGACGACGTAGCAGTTGGTGCCGCCGTTGAGGAAGTAGCCGTACACCGACTGGGCGAGGTAGCAGTCCTCGACGTAGTCGCCGAACACCTGCGTGTACTGGGCCCAGTTGGTGACCAGGGTCGGTGTGTTGAACGGTCCCCTGGCCGCGAAGCCGACGAAGGCGGCGACGGCGGTGCCCACGCCCTCGATGGGCCGCGCACCAGCCTCCACCTCCTCGACGTACACCCCCGGCGAGAGATAGGTGGGCATCCGTTGCCTCCCCGCGATTAGTGCCGACACGGCTGTGCTGCCGACGATGTTGCTGCGGTGGGGCGAGCTCCGGAACGACCGCGCGGCGGTGCCGGGGTACGCCGCCGGCTGCCCAAAGGTGCAGCGGCGCGTCCGGGGCGGACCTGGTAGGACGGGGTGGTGACCGCTCACCCGGACGTCGTCGGCGTCGGCGCGCTCAACCTCGACCACGTGGTGACCACCGACCTCGACGTCGGCCTGGAACCGGGCGTCGAGCACGCGGTGGACGCCGCCACCGCCCGCGCGGCCGTCGAGGCGGTCGCGCCGGCCGGGCCGCGCACCGCCCTGGGCGGGTCCGCGTTCAACGCCGTGCACGCGATCGCCCGCACCGGCTCCGGCCTGCGGCTGGGCTACGTCGGCGTGGCGGGTCGGGCGCCGGGCTTCGACGTGGTGCGGGAGTTCGAGCGGCTGGGCGTCGACCACCGCTTCGTGTTCGAGGAGGACGACCTGCTGTGCGGGACGTGCGTGTCCCTGGTGCGGGGCGGCGAGCGGACGCTGCTGACCCACGACGGGGCGAACGCGCGGCTCGCCGACCTGGTCGGGCGGCACTTCGACGAGCTGGCCGGGTACCTGGCCGGCGCCCGGGTGGTGCACGTGACGTCGTTGCTCGACGACCGCGCGCCCGGCCGGCTGCCGGCCCTGCTCACCGAGGTCAGGCGGCGGTCACCGGGCACCGTGCTCTCCTTCGACCCCGGTCACGCGTGGTGCGCCGCGCGGCCGCCTGGGGTCGACGGCATCGCGCGGCTGAGCGACTGCCTGCTGCTCAACGAGCGCGAGTTCCGCGCGCTGGGCGACCACCGGCCGGGCGAGCCGGAGCGGGACACCGCGGCACGGCTGTTGGCGCGGTTCGCCGACCCGCGCGCCGCGGTCGTGGTCAAGCGGCCGACGGGCACCGCGGTGTTCCGGCGCGACGGCGACGAGTTCCACCCCGGCGAGCTGCTGGCCGAGCGGGACATCGCGGACCCCACGGGCGCCGGTGACGCGTTCGCCGCCGGCCTGCTGGCGGTGCTGGCCCGCGACCGGTCCGCCGTCGGGCTCGGCGCGTCGCTCGGGATGGCGCTGGCCAGGCACAAGATGCGCCACGCCGGGTACGAGGGGTTCCCGGGGCTGTTCCAGGAGATCTACTCCTCCTCGTCCTCCTCGCGCTGCACCGCGGGCGGCACGTAGGTCTGCGCGACCTCTTCCTCCGGCGCCTCCTCCGGAGCCGGGGCGGGCATTTCGTCCCGCTGCACCGAGACCTCCCGGTGCCCCGCGGCCTCCCGCTGCACGGCGGCCCCGGGCGCCGGCCCGGCCATGACGCGGTCGGCGTTGGCGCTCGCCTCCCGCTCGAAGCGGTCGGACGGGTCGCTGACCTTGATGCCCCCGCCGGCGTCCGTGCCGTCCACCGGGCCGCTGCGCTGCTGCACCACGTGCGTCAGCTCGTGGGCGAGCACGTGCCGCCCCGCGTCGGAGGACGGGTCGTACGCGTCGCGCTGGAACACGATGTCCGACCCCACCGTGTAAGCGTGCGCGCTGACCGACCGGGCCGACTCGTGCGCCGCGCCGTCGGTGTGCACGCGCACGTCGCCGAAGTCCTGGTTGAACCGGGCCTCCATGTCCTCGCGCACGTCCGCGTCCAGCGGCGAGCCGCCGGAGTTCACCACGTCGTGCACCGGCGACTCCTCGGCCAGGGCGCTCGCGCCCGCGTTGCCGACGACCCGCTGGAGCCCCAGCATGCCCGCCGGTCCCAGCACGTCCCGCCTGCCCGCGGCGGCGGCTCGGCCGAGCAGGTCGCCCTCGTCGCGGTCGGGCCGGTCGCCCCTGGGCCGGAACCCGGCCTCGCCGTCGTGGTCGTGCTCGTGGCCGCGCATGTCGCTCCCTCCCGAACCCCTCGCCCCATCGTGAACCCGCGGCCACCGAATGGACCACGACCTCACGGGCAGCGCTCGCTGCCCGAACGGGCGGCTGACGACAGCCGGTGGTCCGCGGCGGCGGGTGGCTCACGGCAGGCCGGTGGTCTGTGGGAGGCCGGCGCGCGGCGGCGGTACAGCGCGCGGCGGCGGTACAGCGCGCGGCGGCCGACTCGGGCGCGTCGCC
This portion of the Saccharothrix syringae genome encodes:
- a CDS encoding DUF6760 family protein; amino-acid sequence: MTYAADRLHEEVAYVAYHFHWSWDSILDLEHADRRRYVAEIARINTRISQGR
- a CDS encoding phage tail protein, which produces MALPDLDTSVGHSFGLEVDGVAIKQISEVSGLKMEQDVIELKQNTSDGKYVIKKLPGRPKAGEVTLTRGLTADNSFEKWVKDAHFGKMGSARKGGAIIVYDYEGQPIKRYKLTNAWPKSLEIGSLKAGDTSVLTEKLVVTYEMMEVE
- a CDS encoding phage tail sheath family protein translates to MPTYLSPGVYVEEVEAGARPIEGVGTAVAAFVGFAARGPFNTPTLVTNWAQYTQVFGDYVEDCYLAQSVYGYFLNGGTNCYVVRIGGERAGAGGNGKPVEAPTAQAALGGYRVAAKQLDAGEITVEVADAQGENAPDDRFTLLVKQNGKVVETHHVTTKRTKENVVTVVQEKSKLITIEEAASSGLAKPDKGSVTLKDSPAAPPVPREVAADDYVGDVADRTGFGGLEAVEEVTMVAVPDLMSSYRRGAITLESVKAVQLAMIAHCELMGNRVAVLDPPPGLNPQQVKDWRLNDAGYDSKYAALYYPWVKVFDPASDEHVHIPPSGHVAGVWARTDGTRGVHKAPANEVLRGAVALETQLTKAEQELLNPIGVNCVRSFPGRGIRVWGARTLSSDPAWRYLNVRRLFNYLEESILNGTQWVVFEPNDDALWARIRRTISAFLVTEWRKGALFGLTPDEAFYVKCDRETNPAESIDLGQVVCEVGVAPVKPAEFVIFRLAQISGGTSLVNE
- a CDS encoding carbohydrate kinase family protein — its product is MTAHPDVVGVGALNLDHVVTTDLDVGLEPGVEHAVDAATARAAVEAVAPAGPRTALGGSAFNAVHAIARTGSGLRLGYVGVAGRAPGFDVVREFERLGVDHRFVFEEDDLLCGTCVSLVRGGERTLLTHDGANARLADLVGRHFDELAGYLAGARVVHVTSLLDDRAPGRLPALLTEVRRRSPGTVLSFDPGHAWCAARPPGVDGIARLSDCLLLNEREFRALGDHRPGEPERDTAARLLARFADPRAAVVVKRPTGTAVFRRDGDEFHPGELLAERDIADPTGAGDAFAAGLLAVLARDRSAVGLGASLGMALARHKMRHAGYEGFPGLFQEIYSSSSSSRCTAGGT
- a CDS encoding eCIS core domain-containing protein; this translates as MRGHEHDHDGEAGFRPRGDRPDRDEGDLLGRAAAAGRRDVLGPAGMLGLQRVVGNAGASALAEESPVHDVVNSGGSPLDADVREDMEARFNQDFGDVRVHTDGAAHESARSVSAHAYTVGSDIVFQRDAYDPSSDAGRHVLAHELTHVVQQRSGPVDGTDAGGGIKVSDPSDRFEREASANADRVMAGPAPGAAVQREAAGHREVSVQRDEMPAPAPEEAPEEEVAQTYVPPAVQREEDEEE